One region of Atribacteraceae bacterium genomic DNA includes:
- a CDS encoding CvpA family protein has protein sequence MITEWYSIVCFVLLFLNALRSAWRGFSKEFLVLIGMLIGILVGIRYYFGLALILENIAGWSTPWLYPVGFLVIFIPIVLVFSWIGVFFRRVFEGLDIVWFDAILGFLVGILKGMLWIIVLTLFVLNVTLFQFMIDGIRYSAFYERFTQPAIQFLAGWIEAFPETAFLRGIFEKGMDPPQESDPAGGMEKEFLDGNSQDIETGEI, from the coding sequence TTGATCACTGAATGGTACAGCATCGTCTGTTTCGTGCTTTTGTTTTTGAATGCTTTACGCAGTGCCTGGCGGGGCTTCAGCAAGGAGTTCCTGGTCCTGATCGGGATGCTGATCGGGATTCTGGTCGGGATACGCTATTATTTCGGCCTGGCCCTTATTCTGGAAAATATCGCCGGCTGGTCTACCCCTTGGCTGTACCCGGTGGGCTTCCTGGTGATCTTCATCCCGATTGTCCTGGTTTTTTCCTGGATCGGGGTTTTTTTTCGACGGGTGTTCGAGGGGTTGGACATTGTCTGGTTTGACGCGATACTGGGTTTCCTGGTCGGCATCCTCAAGGGGATGCTCTGGATTATCGTTCTGACGCTCTTTGTCCTGAATGTCACGTTGTTTCAATTCATGATCGATGGAATCAGGTATTCCGCCTTTTATGAACGCTTTACACAGCCCGCCATCCAGTTTCTGGCCGGATGGATCGAAGCCTTTCCTGAGACGGCCTTTCTCCGAGGCATCTTTGAAAAGGGGATGGACCCGCCTCAGGAGAGCGATCCGGCCGGAGGGATGGAAAAAGAATTTTTGGATGGGAACAGCCAGGATATTGAAACAGGAGAAATATGA